A region from the Algoriphagus machipongonensis genome encodes:
- a CDS encoding N-acyl-D-amino-acid deacylase family protein yields MKSTFSLFVALILVAACSSPETYDVLIKNGQIVDGSGKPGYVGDVGIRADTIVAIGDLADSKAELEIDATGLVVAPGFINMLSWATESLIEDGRSQSDIRQGVTLEVFGEGWSMGPLNEEMKEDELKAQADIKFPIQWTSLSEYLDFLVEKGISTNVASFIGATTVRIHEIGYEDRTPTSEELEAMKNLVRKAMEEGALGVGSSLIYAPAFYASTEELIELCKVASEYDGMYISHMRSEGGRLLESLDELIRIADEADIRAEVYHLKMSGQANWDKYDAVVAKIDSARAAGLEITTDMYNYVAGATGLDASMPPWVQEGGYDKWAERLQDPAIRKKVLKEMTTPTNEWESLMQAVEGPEKIILVGFKNDSLKYLTGKTLAEVSEMRGVSPEETAMDLVVQDGSRVGTIYFLMSEENVKKQIALPYMSFGSDAGSYAIEGVFLKSSYHPRAFGNFSRVLGKYVRDEKVIPLEEAIYKLTTLPATNLKIKKRGALKEGYFADLAIFDPNEIQDHATFEEPMQYATGMVHVFVNGKQVLKDGEHTGSLPGQVVKGPGFKR; encoded by the coding sequence ATGAAATCAACGTTTTCCTTATTCGTAGCGCTCATTCTTGTAGCTGCATGCTCTTCACCAGAAACCTATGATGTTCTAATTAAAAACGGGCAAATAGTAGATGGATCTGGAAAACCAGGGTATGTAGGAGATGTGGGAATTCGAGCTGACACAATTGTTGCCATCGGTGATTTGGCAGACTCCAAAGCAGAGTTAGAGATCGATGCAACAGGCCTGGTCGTTGCTCCGGGTTTTATCAATATGCTAAGCTGGGCAACAGAATCATTGATTGAGGATGGGAGATCTCAGTCCGATATTCGGCAAGGGGTTACCTTGGAAGTTTTTGGAGAAGGATGGTCCATGGGACCTCTGAATGAGGAAATGAAAGAAGACGAACTCAAAGCACAAGCTGACATCAAATTCCCAATCCAATGGACTTCTCTCAGCGAATACCTGGATTTTTTGGTTGAAAAAGGCATATCTACAAATGTTGCCTCTTTCATTGGAGCTACGACGGTCAGGATCCATGAAATCGGATACGAGGATCGTACCCCAACTTCAGAAGAATTGGAAGCCATGAAAAACTTGGTTCGCAAGGCCATGGAGGAAGGAGCATTGGGTGTTGGATCATCTTTGATTTATGCACCTGCCTTTTATGCAAGCACAGAAGAGTTAATCGAGCTTTGCAAAGTGGCTTCAGAATACGATGGCATGTATATTTCTCATATGAGAAGTGAAGGTGGAAGGCTTTTGGAAAGCCTGGACGAACTAATCCGTATTGCAGATGAGGCGGATATTCGCGCGGAAGTGTATCATCTCAAAATGAGTGGTCAGGCAAATTGGGATAAATACGATGCAGTGGTGGCAAAAATTGATTCTGCCAGAGCCGCTGGTCTCGAAATCACTACAGACATGTATAATTATGTAGCTGGAGCTACTGGATTAGATGCTTCTATGCCACCTTGGGTTCAGGAAGGAGGCTATGATAAGTGGGCCGAACGACTTCAAGACCCTGCAATCAGAAAGAAAGTTTTGAAGGAAATGACCACCCCTACCAATGAATGGGAAAGTTTGATGCAAGCAGTTGAAGGACCAGAAAAAATCATTTTAGTAGGGTTTAAAAACGATAGTTTGAAATACCTTACCGGAAAGACTTTGGCAGAAGTATCAGAAATGAGAGGTGTTTCTCCAGAAGAAACAGCAATGGATTTGGTGGTACAAGATGGAAGCCGCGTTGGTACCATCTATTTTTTAATGTCTGAAGAGAATGTCAAAAAACAAATTGCTCTTCCCTATATGAGTTTTGGATCTGATGCAGGTTCTTACGCTATCGAAGGGGTTTTCTTGAAGTCCAGCTATCATCCCCGAGCTTTCGGTAATTTTTCTAGAGTCTTAGGGAAATATGTCAGAGATGAAAAAGTAATTCCACTGGAAGAGGCCATTTACAAATTAACAACACTACCTGCAACTAATTTGAAGATCAAAAAACGTGGCGCTTTGAAAGAAGGCTATTTTGCAGATTTGGCAATTTTTGACCCGAATGAAATTCAGGATCATGCGACCTTCGAAGAACCTATGCAATATGCCACCGGGATGGTCCATGTTTTTGTCAATGGAAAACAGGTGCTCAAAGATGGAGAGCATACTGGTTCATTGCCTGGTCAGGTAGTGAAAGGACCGGGTTTCAAAAGGTAA
- a CDS encoding MFS transporter yields the protein MRKLLLLLVIYLAFISLGLPDALLGSAWPAMIDYLNVPADFAGIISMIVGSGTVISSLFSGYFLEKFGEAKVTTFSVILTALALMGFSYSQHFFFLCLLAVPLGLGAGSVDAALNNYVAIHYQAKHMNWLHAFWGVGAAIGPIIMASYLAKNGAWTEGYNTIAWIQFGLVAILILSLPLWEREQAVNDPNEKSHSKNLVTLIRTIPGLKQALLVFFCYCTIEASFGLWGASFLVFEKGFEADQAARLVSLYYIGITVGRLFSGYLTNYFTNRQLIYCGQGIIAIGLVLLSTPFTSMLIPGFILVGLGCAPIFPSLLHETPINFGEKYSQKIMGMQMASAYVGILLMPFVYGKISTLTGYSTLVGFLGIFLLVLILMNKALNTRVKKN from the coding sequence TTGAGAAAGCTACTACTACTTTTGGTAATTTATTTGGCTTTTATTAGCCTAGGCTTACCTGATGCATTACTTGGATCTGCTTGGCCTGCAATGATTGATTATTTGAATGTTCCAGCGGATTTTGCAGGGATCATTTCAATGATTGTGGGTTCAGGAACAGTAATTTCAAGCTTATTTAGTGGATATTTTTTAGAGAAGTTTGGAGAAGCTAAGGTGACTACTTTTAGTGTTATCCTAACCGCATTAGCTTTGATGGGGTTTTCTTATTCCCAACATTTTTTTTTCCTCTGCTTGCTAGCAGTACCGCTTGGTTTAGGCGCAGGAAGTGTGGATGCAGCACTCAATAATTATGTAGCCATTCATTATCAAGCCAAGCACATGAACTGGCTACATGCTTTTTGGGGCGTTGGAGCAGCCATTGGACCAATAATCATGGCAAGTTACTTAGCAAAAAATGGAGCATGGACAGAGGGATATAATACGATAGCCTGGATTCAATTCGGTTTAGTAGCAATTTTAATACTTTCACTTCCTCTATGGGAAAGAGAACAGGCTGTGAATGATCCAAACGAAAAAAGTCATTCCAAAAATCTCGTCACCTTAATTAGAACTATACCTGGCCTAAAACAAGCCTTGTTGGTTTTCTTTTGTTACTGTACCATTGAGGCTAGTTTTGGTCTATGGGGAGCAAGTTTTCTTGTGTTTGAGAAAGGCTTTGAAGCAGATCAAGCAGCAAGACTGGTTTCACTTTATTATATAGGAATAACTGTTGGAAGGTTGTTTTCTGGTTATTTGACAAATTATTTTACCAATCGTCAATTGATATATTGTGGGCAGGGTATAATAGCAATTGGGTTAGTTCTTTTATCTACGCCCTTTACATCCATGCTTATTCCTGGATTTATTCTGGTTGGTTTAGGATGTGCCCCAATTTTCCCTAGCCTCTTACATGAAACACCGATAAATTTTGGAGAAAAATACTCTCAAAAAATCATGGGAATGCAAATGGCCAGTGCCTATGTGGGCATTCTGTTGATGCCATTTGTTTATGGCAAAATCTCTACTCTTACTGGGTATTCTACTTTAGTGGGATTTTTGGGGATCTTTCTTTTGGTATTGATACTTATGAACAAAGCATTAAATACTAGGGTCAAAAAAAACTAA
- a CDS encoding metallophosphoesterase family protein, with product MKVLNIYLTLCLIVFGCQAPTEQKPTFEHDISSGPTPWTSDTFELEEEDFTFAIISDLTGGERPNIYGTAVGQLNRLDPTFVLSVGDLIEGGTEDTVQLAKEWDSFDGRTSHLNMPFFHLGGNHDLTNPVMRKFFENRFGRRYYHFVYENVLFLMLDSEDYEEKRMMEIYEARAKALKIIAGEIEGSYEESDYYKMAERNIGGMSTEQFEYFKEVLAKYPDVKWTFLLMHKPLWLHEDNKGLERLEALLKDRPYTVFNGHVHSYSYRKRQGRDYIMLGTTGGSQNPRDSMAFDEVTLIRMDNEPVITTLKMEGILDETGKVNVVYDSLNH from the coding sequence ATGAAAGTTTTAAATATCTACTTGACATTATGCCTAATAGTTTTTGGATGTCAAGCTCCAACCGAGCAAAAACCAACATTTGAACATGACATTTCAAGTGGACCTACTCCTTGGACGAGTGACACATTTGAACTGGAAGAGGAAGATTTCACCTTCGCTATTATTTCTGATCTTACCGGCGGGGAACGCCCTAATATCTATGGAACGGCCGTGGGACAGCTAAATCGCCTAGATCCAACCTTTGTTCTGAGTGTGGGAGACCTGATCGAGGGAGGTACCGAAGACACCGTTCAACTTGCTAAAGAATGGGATTCCTTTGATGGAAGAACTTCCCATTTGAACATGCCATTTTTCCATTTGGGAGGAAATCATGACCTCACCAATCCAGTGATGCGGAAGTTTTTTGAAAATAGATTTGGGCGTCGTTATTATCATTTTGTCTATGAAAACGTCCTCTTTTTGATGCTCGACTCTGAAGATTATGAGGAAAAGCGGATGATGGAAATTTATGAGGCTCGCGCCAAAGCTTTAAAAATTATAGCTGGAGAAATAGAGGGCTCCTACGAAGAATCAGATTACTATAAAATGGCCGAGCGGAATATTGGTGGCATGAGTACAGAGCAATTTGAATACTTTAAAGAAGTTCTAGCCAAATACCCTGATGTGAAATGGACTTTTTTATTGATGCACAAACCTCTTTGGCTGCATGAGGATAATAAAGGTTTGGAACGACTGGAAGCGCTCTTAAAAGATCGGCCTTACACGGTATTCAATGGGCATGTTCACTCCTATTCGTATCGCAAAAGACAAGGTCGGGATTACATTATGTTAGGAACAACCGGAGGCTCCCAAAATCCGCGAGACTCCATGGCTTTTGATGAAGTTACTTTGATCAGAATGGATAATGAACCTGTAATCACCACACTGAAAATGGAAGGGATTCTGGATGAAACTGGAAAAGTGAATGTGGTTTATGATAGTTTAAATCATTAA
- a CDS encoding FAD-dependent oxidoreductase encodes MKPVTVVGSGIIGLTSAIALQEAGFQVKIIAKESFQNSLSNKVGAIWFPFEIAPKEKTNTWATQSYTRYLKDLAFPSGVSVIPFINAYTSDSNTDWKDQLPKGTVREATKEELPKGIDQALYAEVPLVEPGMYLPYLFYQFLAKGGQFQIDLISSLEEMAKLDDLVVNCTGLGAKELCNDKELYPIRGQILRCEKMDSISFADPTKKGALRYIINRSGDTIIGGTDYENDWNRELNSDDTQIILKRIKDSGITQTPRILEELVGLRPKRTAVRFEYDLEFPNVFHNYGHGGAGYTVAWGCAMELADVLKVG; translated from the coding sequence ATGAAACCTGTGACAGTTGTAGGTTCTGGTATTATTGGTTTGACCTCTGCCATTGCTTTGCAAGAAGCAGGATTTCAGGTTAAAATCATTGCGAAAGAATCCTTTCAAAACAGCCTTTCCAATAAAGTTGGGGCGATTTGGTTTCCTTTTGAAATCGCTCCTAAAGAAAAGACCAATACTTGGGCAACGCAGTCCTATACCCGTTATTTGAAAGATTTAGCTTTCCCTTCAGGCGTTTCTGTTATTCCTTTTATCAATGCCTATACTTCAGATTCCAACACAGATTGGAAAGATCAATTACCGAAAGGAACAGTAAGAGAAGCAACGAAAGAGGAGTTACCAAAAGGAATAGATCAGGCCTTATATGCTGAAGTTCCATTGGTTGAGCCTGGCATGTATTTGCCCTACCTATTCTATCAATTTTTAGCCAAAGGCGGGCAATTTCAAATAGACTTGATTTCATCTTTGGAAGAAATGGCCAAATTGGATGATTTGGTCGTGAATTGCACAGGACTTGGAGCCAAGGAACTTTGCAATGACAAGGAACTTTATCCAATTCGGGGGCAGATTCTTAGATGTGAAAAAATGGATTCCATCTCTTTTGCCGATCCCACAAAAAAGGGAGCCTTGAGGTATATCATCAATCGAAGTGGAGACACTATTATTGGAGGAACGGATTATGAAAATGACTGGAATCGAGAATTGAACTCTGATGACACCCAGATAATTTTGAAAAGGATTAAAGATTCTGGTATTACACAAACTCCCAGGATTTTAGAAGAATTGGTCGGATTAAGACCTAAGAGAACGGCCGTACGATTTGAGTATGATCTAGAATTCCCAAACGTTTTTCACAATTATGGACATGGAGGTGCAGGATATACGGTAGCTTGGGGATGTGCTATGGAGTTGGCTGATGTTTTAAAAGTGGGATAA